The Carassius gibelio isolate Cgi1373 ecotype wild population from Czech Republic chromosome B5, carGib1.2-hapl.c, whole genome shotgun sequence genome segment CTGGCTGTCGAGAATTATGAGTTCCTGATtatttgtgcattattttctTGCAGCTTGCCGGGATGGAGTCAGGCTACGCTTGTTTCTGTGGCAATGACATCGATTATCATCATCACGGTGATGCTCCGAGCACCGAGTGTAACCATGTGTGTTTTGGAGATCACACTCAGCCGTGTGGAGGCGATGGACGTGTCATAGTCTTCGACAGTACGTTTATTATCTGTGCAAAGGACAGTTGATGATCCTCACAGATCTAGGTAGTCAAACATGTTCCTCTCATTATCTAGTAAAAGCTAAAGCGGTCACTTTTCTCCCGTAGCAAAGGTAGGCGCTTGTGGGGGAAACTTCACATCGCCCTCCGCAGTGATCTATTCTCCGGATTTCCCGGACAAATACAAACCTGGCAGGGTCTGCTACTGGACCATTCAGGTACAATTAATGCTTTAATATCCTAACGGAGAGCGCGCTTGCCCGAGCTCGCCAGAAATCATATCGCGTGCATCTGCTCGCTCTTCCAGGTTCCAGGTGCTTCTGTCATTCTGTTCAACTTCACTTTCTTCAATATCGTGGATCAGACTGATATGGTGGAGCTGTTGGATGGCTACTCCAATCAGGTTTTGGCGCGATTTGATGGCCGCAGTCCACCGCGGGAGATCGTGAACGTCACTGCAGACTTCGTCATTCTGTATTTTTACTCAGACAGGACCAATGAGGCGCAAGGATTTGCTCTTCTTTATCAAGGTCAGGCTTTCTTTTGAGTTAACATTTCTGTCCACTTGTATACAGTATGGTCATGTCCTTGCagatttgacacacacacacacacacacacatatatatatatatatatatatatatatatatatatatatatatatttgcatttaagaaatttattcagcaaggatgcattaaactgatctgtttttattagggctgtcaaatgattaaaatttttaatcaaattaatcagaattttcagtggattaatcatgattaatcactatttgcaaatacacctgaatcctaaccatttgtttttttctgaaatgcataccaaaggataaataacaggacacagatacataattttcatgtattgattcatcgatatgtggttcttttttttctgaatttcaaaagtttaacatttacttaatcaaatttacctgagcgctatatcaaaccatgccatttaactacagatagtgtaagagttttaggtgaaccagtggttaaatatagccacatatctatgaaattatgcatagagaaactcgaaagaatgaactcagaaacacaaacatgcgccaccatcacataagcagcactctgggcactcttgtttttgggaggtgttcatttgctctgtcacaatactttaggatcgatattttcacgttctgaaggcttcaagtgccagtaaaaccaagtaaaaatgcatgctttttcaaacagcttgaattttcgctgcattgcatgtaggcgttctgcgcatgcgcagtgtgaaacacaggacgctataacaggaagaagctccagcgtatcaactaccaaagtcatctctgtttatcgaacttggcatgaatgtatttgagagtaactggggtaaaaccttaagcttcttcggtgttttcgtcgcggcgctcacCGCTGTTtgttactatcttgagaattcagagatcgacgagactttcctgacctgaataatttgtcacacttaaaaatTGTTACGTAATTaatgacaaacaactaattaacgccgttaacgcgctatttttgacagccctagtttttattgttattattgagcagcaaatcaatattttagaattatttctaaaggattatgtgagactgaagtctggagtaatgatgctgaaaatccagcctTTCCATTTTTAATATCTACTTCCTTACATTATTACTAGTTTTGCTTTCTGTTCAATCGAATCAATGCATATAAAATGCTTGGTAACAGTTTACTTAAAACCTTTGTGTATAGTATAATGCACATTAAAAGTATGTGTAATTTGCATTGCATATGGCTTGTAATGCACTTTATAATGCAACgtacaatctcatgaataattgtaaccacagttaatGCATTTTAACACTCATTGCtacactatgcattttaaattcagttctaGATATGATGAATTACAAcgcacattatgaataattataatgcatcatACTAGGGTTTGCACGAATACTaatttctactagtcgattttttataaataaaaacaaatactctagttactcgactactcgtggttcaaCGCACACATTTTCTTTCTTATGCAGAAGCGAGTCTTTttgtgaacttcactaaacaaatgtgcgtGTGCCgtgcaaaccagcaaaagatacAGATGCAAACATGTTTTAATCCTAAAATTCACATCGTACTTGTAAACTTATGCTTAATGCATGCTTGAGTAgacgattgtttccgacagcgccgCCTAGTGGTTGAAGTATTCGATCCGTAGTCTGTGCAAGCCCTGCATCAaaccataaatacattttatgatgcaTTATACATAACGTCTTTAAGTAAAGTGTTTTGTTGACAACGCAAGCATCCAGATGGATTAAAAACAGAATCAGAAGTGATGACATCCAAACACAGtcagttgttgtttatttatgacTTGCgtcgtaaaaataaataaatagaagccAAATACGTCCGAGCAGTGCTTTCTGTCATCTCTAAATAATTCGCAGACTCGCTGCcactttgtgttgtgttgttttgaGAGGCAGAGTTCAATAACCATAATCTGAGCAAGTATGAAAtggaaaatgttttctttcttgaAAGAAAAGGTCAGCAAAGCAAATTGGCTTTCGCTATTCACAGAACCTTTTTCCCCTGCAGGCAGAGTTTGATTTAGACGCCACATACTGCGTTTATATCAACGTCTGAATGAAAGAcgtgatgcttttttaaaaagaGCGGAGAAATCTCTCTCTGTAATGTCTAAGGGGGGCGTCAGAAGAGCGATATAAATGTATCTCATCAAGGAAATGTCTGGGGTTTTGTTCATGTTTCATTAGCTGATTATTTCCCCACAGCTTTCGGAAAACGAACGGTCACACCtctggaggaggatgaggatggtGATGAAGAGGACACCAGTACAATGCATCCACATTTGAGAAGCACCACAGCTAAATCCAATACCAGTCAGAATGGAAAATCCTCCCACCGGTACTATGTAATCACATCAAGTCCTGCAGACATGCCAGGTCAGTGGCATGAACCGGGCCGGACCGCGGGCCACAGCACCAGTATGTGTCCAGTTCTCTTCATTACGGCTCCTCTTACTTCTTTCTCATACTCACTTTAGACTTTACTCTCATAATCTCAGTTTACTAGACATCGTTCATACCAGTCATAGTCTAGTCGATTTCACTGCATGCATTATAAAACAAGACAGAGTGATTTACTCTGGCGGAATgccattcaattcaattcatttatTCAATGCACATCTTTTTATGCATTGTGTACATtggtattatttgtaattattttaatttaaggtaaaaaaaaaatatatagttctagtttaaaaaaaaagaagaaaaaatgttaAGAGTTTAACActtagaaaaattataattttaactctTTATTCGTCTTTAAACGATTAAtttaggatttaaaaaatatctgccaaagggaaaattctgacattttattttttgctattaaaacttgaatcagaaataatatttaacattaaaaatcacTAAACTTAGTCTTAATGGCCAACCATACAGTGCACTAACATCATCACAATATTCAAAATGTTGCTTTGATTTATATCGCCCAGAACCTACTTCAGCTGCATGCTCCCGCtttagttttattgtttattgttttgtttgtttttgttaatttaaggCATGTTTTCCTCCTCCTTTCATGAGTCTTGAactctttaaaatacagtacatatacatatattttccttttcatgctagtgactctttttttttttttttttttttttttttttgagacccaAATGTGCATCTTTTGGAAAATGtttgatcctttttttttctaacagtgCATTATCcaccactgataaaaaaaaaaaaaaaaaaaaaaaaaaaaaaaaaaaatatatatatatatatatatatatatatatatatatatatatatatatatatatatatatatatatatatatatatatatatatatatatatatatatatattaagattatGGAAGATATCCcatattaattcattatgattttATTGCAGCAACATCACCTTTAATTTCAAAGATGGGGAAATGGTTAATGataaatataatcattattattattattgttagtgtaatgatattaataaaacctTTATTCTTCCGCCAAACAATCTAGTTCCTCAGATAGGGTTGTGGGTCCAACagagtggttgccgagcaacacacaaatataaacaaaacacggctcaaccaatcagaatcaaggaccggaacaatctgttttataaaacttttttattattattattatttttagctctTTACACTAGTTACTGGAGTTCTCTCTAGTATTAGTTTCCAGTACATCTGTAATGATAAGGCTGCGTTAGCTTTACTGTcactaataaacatgttgtgttTCACAGTGTGGACCGTCTACGCATTAGCTGCTCTGCTAACGCTAACAGTCATAGCCATGGTGGCTAAGCTGCTCCTGCATCTTACTGTAAAGTAAGTATCGTTACATACATTgacatgaatgttttttttccttcagtttGAGATGCTAATATAAAACTTCAGATGAAGAATTATGATAATGCTGATTGATTTAGTCAATGTTCGTCTTCAACATCCCTGCTAAAATCATAATTTCTAATGATTTTTTTGGGTTATAATGGCCCTTGTTTGGTCTCTACTGGTAATTTTTCACCTTTTATTGGTGACTTGTAAAAACCACTGAAACCTAATGGAATATGTCCTAAAATGTACTACAGGAAaccattttaatggttttaatggttaaaagttgatTGTTTGTAATAAAGTAATAGTCGTATTTGTAGTGGAAACCATTCGAATTTTCTGCGATGGTTTCTATagttttttggtaacactttagaataaggttccattagttaatgttagttaactacgttcgttaacatgaactaagcaagaacaatccttctacagcatttatacgtcttagttcatgttaatttcaacatttactaatgcattatttaaatcaaaagttgtgcttgttaacattagttaatgcactgtgaattaccatgaactaacaatgaataactgtattttcattaactaacattaaagaagatgaataaatacagtaataaatgtattattcattgtttgttcatgttaattaatacattaactaacattaactaatggaaccttattctaaagtgttaccagttttttttttttcagcaggggtaggatgttttatttcagtcatgctttggtttgttacttTATCTGTAAGCCGTTGGCAGATTATTATAGCATCTATTGTACTGTAAATGGacattttgcatgtcatttgttTTTACCGGGCGTATTGGAGCATGCATAAAAGCTTCTCCGCTCTCGGTCCTTATCTGCTTTTTGTATCTGTCTTTCCTCTCAGATCCCCGTCCATCCCGTCAATCAGCGGGTCGGATGCGTGCACACAGAGCACCACGTCTGAACCCTGGATCATCTTCTACAGACCTTCCACCATCTCTCTGTTTAAGAAGAAGCTCAAGAACCACCATGGAGACCTCAGCCCTCTCGTGGGGAACTAACCTCACCGCCTCTGACCTCTACAGCTGCTTTAGTCTCTACAGGATGCACACACTGTACCCAATGCTGGATCCCATCCATGTCCTAATGTGTCCTAGCTTACAAGTGCCGATCGGTTGTTGGGAAGAAACATCTTAACCAATCACAACTCATGTGACAAGTGCATATAAGCACCGAGCGATTTTAATAAGCAAAAGAGCGCCAGGATGCTACCAAAACGAACAAGTTTCCATTGCTGTAAAATGGAAAGATGTTTCTCTAGATGCTTTCACAGAAGCCGATTGGAGCGCACTGAAAGACTAAACCAAAATAACACCACGGTACCCAGCCAGCCCCTGCGGAGGAGAGATACCATTCACTTTTTAACCGCTAATGTAGGTCACCTGTTGTTGAGGAGCACAGAACTCCTTTCTTCAGATGTAAGAGAGCTGGCTGAACTGGCGGAGGATTGATGTCACAATCATGTCCAGAGCAATTCGGGCTCAACAAGaaaaaacgagagagagagagagaaagaggagaaagaGGTGGATGGCAAAGAACCAAAGCTTGAAATCGCTAAAGTTGGGCGATGTTCAAAACATCTCTGTGGACCTCGTTTTCGTCTCTCGTCGTTTGTGTAGGGTTTTGATCTTTCTGCGTTCCCTTTTAAGTGCCTTAAGGACTAAAAAACTAAACTCTTTTGTCTGTCTTCAATGCTGTCACAATGCCTCGATGATGTTAACAAGCATTAATCCTTCGGAGCAAATGAGAATAAGCACTAaagatgtgatttttttcttcttgggGATTCTCTGGATAAATGTCGTCCTGTGGGTGTCATTGGGCATATTATTCCTGTCAGGTTTTGGACTTGAGCAAGGGAAGCATTGTGATGAATGTTGTGTCATTCTGTGTGGGAACAATCGAACGTCATCCCCTTTCATTTCACTCTCCAATGAAGGCAGTGTTGAAATTCTTCCAAAACAATTTGCTCTTTCTCCCTCTTCACCACAACTGAAGCACTTTTCCAGCCGGCAGAAACCACGCGGATCACTGCGAGGATTGAGGACGCTTCCTAAACTGGTGAAAAAGGATAGTTAGCCCAATTTTGTCAGCATTTACTCGCctttgtgtcgttccaaacctttgGAATGCAAAATAAGATATTTCGAAAAATGTAGTTTATCCAAGAAAAGAACACTGTGCCTCATTCATggaatatttttgtgtgtgtgtgtgtgtgtgtgtgtttatattgttCATAAAACAACACTCCTAAAAgtgtttgtattttcaaaatattaattagtaTGAAAACCCCGTTCCCAATCATGCATAAAAAGCTAACATTAGTTTCCACTTTATTATCGATTTATTAGTCTGAGAACCAGAAGTGTTTGTCCACAAGCTGAAGACGCTTACCGAATAACTTGTAAAttataaaaagtaacatttattcaattaaaaattaaaacatgtttcAAAACGTCATTGGTTCACTGATAGGTTTCTAGTTACACTTTATTGAAAgactttatgtataatgcattttaaaggggTATTAAagagtataatgcattataattattcataatgtggcATAAATAAtcagaacataattttaaatgcgtagtgtaaaaaataattgaaaagtcTCATAATGTATTAGCGTATTCATGAGATTGTACAGTGCGTTACAAGGCATCATTGATGCAGtaaaactacttttatttaattgtagtTATAATTTAACCAAGcttcccttaaaaaaataataaaaagataaaaaaaagtattatacagATTTAATTTCTGGTCTGTAAAATGCTTTTTTACATGTTTGAGCAGAGGTTTTGTTACATGTGCACCTTCTTGATCAGGAGTCACCAGACACAAAGTGAATCATTTTAGGAAGCATTTGATTCAATCGATTCAAAGTTTTGAAGCTTTGTTTCCACCTTCACTAATTGACACACATTATACTATTGATCTGAGGTTTACAGTGCATTTCTGAATTCAGAGGAGAGTTTATGGGAATGTCCATTTTACTAGCAGATTACTCTGAATTTACACTGATATTaatgaatgtttcatgaatgaggcccatTGTAGCTaaaaaagtgagtaaatgatgacagaattatcattattatctgtTGAGTGTCACGACACGTGTCTTGCGGTTCACAGCACTTGCACAGCCATCATTCACAGGTCAACAGTTTTCTATTTAGTTCTGTGCAGGACTTCATGTAAGttttagtaatattgtaaaaGGCCAGGGGATCATGCCATGCTTGTGGGAAATGCCACACTTACTGTCAAAAAACGATTTAACACTCACTACATTATGCACTTTATTACTGAAGTACTTATCCTGTGTGATGTTTTATGCACAACCAAAAGCATTTTTTATATCTCAGATTGCATCTTTTTGAAAATCAGTAAACTGTATAACTTTATAACACAAGCCGCCCATCCAATGCAAGCGCAAAGATCTGTTTTTCCTCAATCCAATGCTGTATTTTGGtctgcagtctgttcattattgcATACTTCGTCAGACCCTTAGCTGCCCATGCATACTAAAGTGTCACCGGTCACAGAAAGAGAGTATAATAAACACAAAGTGACAGGTTAAATCTAGCAAGGTCATATTCGTCTGGAAAGGCTGGTGAATAATACAGAAACCTGACGTCCATTTAGATCGCAAAGCACTTataccagtgaaaaaaaaaaaaaagtgtaatatcgTTGTGTGGTCTATCGCAATGTTAGTGGGCTTTCCATCCGAGAAACCAAGATAGGAATCCCTCCAGTTTTGGGGAAAGAGTGCTTCCGGGGATTATACAAGAAGATGTTGTTTTCAtttgattgtaaataaaatagtgagaattttaatttatgccataaattattgttattttggaTGTAAAATGGGATATAATCTATCTTTTGTATAAGTAAGTAcctttgtagtttttatttaatgtgtcctgagtgcaaaaataaatatgcatgtttCTTACGCCTGGCGTGTGTTTGCTCTGTGCACAGAGTGTGTGATGTCACTAATGcccttttttattaataatgacatGCGGTCATTTACATAGAGCAGAGAGGGAATTTACAATGCAAATTAGATACTTCAGGACACTCCGACATTCGCTTGCACGATGACCAAAGTTTCACACACAACCACTGCATTCTGTTGAAAGACATGACAAAAAGGGAAATATGCAAACAAGCATGCATTGGAAAACTAGACAGAACTACAAAACACTAAACATCTGCAGAAGAGGAAGAAAAGTGAAGGGAGGAAGAAATTCAGCTCTGATGTTTTCTGCGCTGCTCAAATGCTTATCTGATCAAATGAATAGCAGACGCAGAGTTGATGCACAAACAAAGCTTGTATTACAGGCCCCATGTGTAAGCCAtttcccctgtgtgtgtgtgtgtgtgtgcagatgtttGTGGTATGTGAGGTGGGCATAGGATATTGCACACAAATgtgcatcagaaaaaaaaaaaacatttatcagtGAGGTTTGTTACTGATCTGTAGGTTATAAATAATGCACTCAGAACTAATTGCTAATGCATGTACTACATTTGTGGCGTTTTGTCAGTTTATGAATATGAATCCAACAGTGCCCTCTACTGGAGGGGATCACTTAACACAGTTAAGTTTCTCTTCTGCAGGACACTAAAGGTAGGAAGTGTATTAACAAATTAATTGCTGATGGCCAGATGATATGATATTTCAAGCAgcctcagtaaaaaaaaaaaaaaaaaaaaaaaaaggagaaatagtaaaaagaaaaaagaaaaaaatgcagcaaatTAATCGCTTTGTCTAAAAACATTTCTatgacataataataaaaataaaacattaaaacaatttatGTCTGTAGTTTTTTCCACTTCTTTATTTCTGTGACAATTTTGTATATCTACATaattaaatacagtacagaccaaaaatttggacacaacacacgagagatgcttagcacttgttggcccttttgccttctgtctgcggtccagctcacccctaaaccatctggattgggttcaggtccggtgactgtggaggacaggtcatctggtgcagcaccccatcactctccttcttgctcaaatagccaatgtaaatattaagaaaatcatctttaaagttgttcaaatgtagttcttagcaatgcatattaataatcaaaaattaggtttatatatttacagtaggaaattagttaaatatcttcatggaacatggtctttacttaatatcctaatgattttttgcataaaagaaaaatcaatggtaacactttagaataaggttccaatagttaatgttagttaactactttcgttaacatgaactaagcaagaacaatccttctacagcatttataaatcttagttcatgttaatttcaacatttactaatgcattatttaaatcaaaagttgtgcttgttaacattagttaatgcactgtgaattaccatgaactaacaatgaataaccgtattttcattaactaacattaacgaagatgaataaatacagtaataaatgtattattcattgtttgttcatgttaattaatacattaactaacattaactaatggaaccttattctaaagtgttaccgaatcaataattttgacccatacagttttttttttgttttgttttttttttgactattgctTCAAAAATACCTCAGTGACTTACAGGTAAGAccgcttttgtgctccagggtcacatatgatgcCCACACTGCTGCTGCTTACAATCTGTATTTCTCTGCTGTATATCTAATCTAATATGCTTCCATATTTGATGTTGTggtattcattcattaatatattGAAAGAGTGATGTGTTTGGAGTCTTTGATCATCCTGTCACTGTAAGTttgttgtgattattattattatctagttTGAGATGATGACTCTATTCATCAAAGTGACCAACCCTCTTCTCTGATGCAAGGTCATTAAACCAGTGTTAGATAGTATTATaggttttatttgaatattttcagttttcatcgTAGTTaagttttttgtaattttttttattattattttactgttgtttttgtagattaaaatgtatgaaaatactttttttaacattGTATTTCAGTAAACATTTAGtacaagtaacaaaaatgtttaatggttttagttaactatgatAACCCTACACTGAACATTTTACAGTCTCTCAACATGGACTTGTTCACTGTTAAATTGCAAggcacaatttattattattttttttttggtaaatacactttttattttatttattgcaaaaaaaaataattttatttttgcatattttctataataactctcgatataataatatatatatataatataaaaatattttacttattttagagAGGAGATATACAGTGTATGGTACAGTatgtaaaatttttgtttttttcggtCAGGCTGTATGATGCATATAGTTTTCAGATGATCCCTGTGTTGGGTGAAGTGATTGCAGGAGACTAGAAATCATATCAGTATTTAGTGGAGGGCATCCGAAAGTTCCCAGACCAGGTAACAAATTAACATCAGACATCTCATGCATTCAATGCAAAGTTTGCATCTTCATTTCGTCTAAAATAAAACCGTGCTCTTGCAATTTAAGAACCTGTAAGCCTGTTTCACTAACAGCAGGTCTTACTTTTAAGTGTTTCTTTGAGTAAGGCttcatttacactgcaggtcttgatgcccaaatccAATTTTCTGACTATATCCAATTTTTTTTGACGACccgcttacatcatcttttaaaagtgtcccgtatctgatttttgcatttacactatacactacttaaactaccaaacgtagacgttctgacccggaaaaggaagtaaaacagcacgaaatacaatggatgcggatgtaaataaaattatacagtgatttgctttccacaatattttgaaaagtcaacaaaaaaatcagcaaaacattggtctcgtacggcggagagaaaaaaagaggagcCCTTGTTGCAGCCTGGGCGAATTTTGCGCCTATaataagtcatgtgatctcagctggtggtgtccacctgagtTGACGTCACTGTTTTAATGACGTACGTAACCTGACCGGACAAATCGTTGCTGTTAATTCAAAATTCAAGATTCAAGCTCAGCATGTGTCAGCTTACAGCGAGTGATGCCTTCTCTCCGAATGAACTCTGATAAGAAAGAGTTGTTCAACAAACAATAAGTGGAGGACGTTAAAATGACCACCGTTTGACCAGTCACTGGGGTCTTAGGATGAGAAGTCTTTTATCAATGTGATTTTGTTAGGAATG includes the following:
- the LOC127957054 gene encoding kremen protein 1-like isoform X2, whose product is MDSRRIAALLLAACFSASASDQFETECYTANGEDYRGGQNQTSLEGGRPCLFWNETFQHPYNTIKYPNGEGGLGPHNFCRNPDGDVRPWCYIADLEDGIYWKYCDIPTCQMPGNLGCFKDSGDPTPLSGGYQTSNKLTIQNCISFCRNQRYKLAGMESGYACFCGNDIDYHHHGDAPSTECNHVCFGDHTQPCGGDGRVIVFDTKVGACGGNFTSPSAVIYSPDFPDKYKPGRVCYWTIQVPGASVILFNFTFFNIVDQTDMVELLDGYSNQVLARFDGRSPPREIVNVTADFVILYFYSDRTNEAQGFALLYQAFGKRTVTPLEEDEDGDEEDTSTMHPHLRSTTAKSNTSQNGKSSHRYYVITSSPADMPVWTVYALAALLTLTVIAMVAKLLLHLTVKSPSIPSISGSDACTQSTTSEPWIIFYRPSTISLFKKKLKNHHGDLSPLVGN
- the LOC127957054 gene encoding kremen protein 1-like isoform X1, with protein sequence MDSRRIAALLLAACFSASASDQFETECYTANGEDYRGGQNQTSLEGGRPCLFWNETFQHPYNTIKYPNGEGGLGPHNFCRNPDGDVRPWCYIADLEDGIYWKYCDIPTCQMPGNLGCFKDSGDPTPLSGGYQTSNKLTIQNCISFCRNQRYKLAGMESGYACFCGNDIDYHHHGDAPSTECNHVCFGDHTQPCGGDGRVIVFDTKVGACGGNFTSPSAVIYSPDFPDKYKPGRVCYWTIQVPGASVILFNFTFFNIVDQTDMVELLDGYSNQVLARFDGRSPPREIVNVTADFVILYFYSDRTNEAQGFALLYQAFGKRTVTPLEEDEDGDEEDTSTMHPHLRSTTAKSNTSQNGKSSHRYYVITSSPADMPGQWHEPGRTAGHSTMWTVYALAALLTLTVIAMVAKLLLHLTVKSPSIPSISGSDACTQSTTSEPWIIFYRPSTISLFKKKLKNHHGDLSPLVGN